In Notolabrus celidotus isolate fNotCel1 unplaced genomic scaffold, fNotCel1.pri scaffold_188_arrow_ctg1, whole genome shotgun sequence, one DNA window encodes the following:
- the kcnd1 gene encoding potassium voltage-gated channel subfamily D member 1 — MAAGVATWLPFARAAAVGWLPLAKKTMPKPPVDNTSRSDEILYVNVSGVRFQTWKNTLDRYPDTLLGSSEKEFFYNEDTQEYFFDRDPEMFRHILNFYRTGKLHYPRHECIQAFDEELAFYGIVPEIIGDCCMEEYRDKKKENQERLAEDTEANEAMDAPLPPHSTSRERLWRAFENPHTSTMALVFYYVTGFFIAVSVIANVVETVPCKPPKGSVKDLPCGEKYQLAFFCMDTACVLIFTFEYLMRLFAAPSRCKFMRSVMSVIDVVAIMPYYIGLVMPENEDVSGAFVTLRVFRVFRIFKFSRHSQGLRILGYTLKSCASELGFLLFSLTMAIIIFATVMFYAEKGTKGSSFTSIPASFWYTIVTMTTLGSSIIRCSKSCRKHQK, encoded by the exons atggcggccggcGTGGCGACGTGGCTGCCGTTTGCACGGGCAGCAGCGGTGGGATGGCTGCCGCTGGCCAAGAAGACGATGCCCAAACCTCCCGTGGACAACACgtcgagatcggacgagatcctGTACGTCAACGTCAGCGGTGTCAGGTTTCAG ACATGGAAGAACACCTTGGACCGTTATCCGGACACGCTGCTGGGTTCTTCGGAGAAGGAGTTCTTCTACAACGAAGACACGCAGGAGTACTTCTTCGACCGAGACCCCGAAATGTTCCGACACATTCTGAACTTTTACCGTACCGGGAAGCTGCACTACCCGCGGCACGAGTGCATCCAGGCCTTCGACGAAGAGCTGGCCTTCTACGGCATCGTGCCGGAGATCATTGGAGACTGCTGCATGGAG gAATACAGAGACAAGAAGAAGGAGAACCAGGAGCGTCTGGCCGAGGACACAGAGGCCAACGAGGCCATGGACGCCCCCCTCCCTCCGCACAGCACCTCCAGGGAGCGTCTGTGGCGAGCCTTCGAGAACCCCCACACCTCCACCATGGCGCTGGTCTTCTACTACGTCACCGGCTTCTTCATCGCCGTCTCCGTCATCGCCAACGTGGTGGAGACGGTCCCCTGCAAGCCCCCTAAAGGCAGCGTGAAGGACCTTCCCTGCGGGGAGAAGTACCAGCTGGCCTTCTTCTGCATGGACACGGCCTGCGTGCTCATCTTCACCTTCGAGTACCTGATGCGTCTGTTCGCCGCGCCCAGCCGCTGCAAGTTCATGCGCTCGGTGATGTCGGTGATCGACGTGGTGGCCATCATGCCGTACTACATCGGCCTGGTGATGCCGGAGAACGAGGACGTCAGCGGCGCCTTCGTCACCCTGAGGGTTTTCCGGGTCTTCAGGATCTTCAAGTTCTCCCGCCACTCTCAGGGTTTGAGGATTTTGGGTTACACCCTGAAGAGCTGCGCCTCCGAGCTGGGCttcctgctcttctccctcACCATGGCCATCATCATCTTCGCCACCGTCATGTTCTACGCCGAGAAGGGCACCAAGGGCTCGTCCTTCACCTCCATCCCCGCCTCCTTCTGGTACACCATCGTCACCATGACCACGCTGGG GTCTTCTATTATCCGCTGTTCAAAGAGCTGCAGGAAACATCAGAAATAA